A region from the Treponema pallidum subsp. pallidum str. Nichols genome encodes:
- a CDS encoding segregation and condensation protein A, with protein MWMDESPVPVQEFKLSQFEGPLDLLLFLIKKNELSIYDIPICEITAQYLQYVDQTVSPDLRGLTEFYAMAAVLLYIKSCMLLPMELDLDGEDIEDPRQSLVEHLIEYQKYKQLCKLMELYECEDMWCVERKKTQHLFLSPAEVPLLHGDVRDLLMLFIRLVRKTPQWIMDLYEEVSVNEKLTLLSELLGVRGRCVFTELIKQPSRADVVCAFVAILEAAKTHLVHISQPEFFGPITLYAREVSPKVQDVCHA; from the coding sequence ATGTGGATGGATGAGTCTCCCGTCCCTGTGCAAGAGTTTAAACTTTCTCAGTTTGAGGGTCCTTTGGACCTCCTGCTGTTTCTCATCAAAAAGAACGAGCTGAGCATTTACGATATTCCTATTTGCGAAATTACTGCTCAGTATCTGCAGTACGTGGATCAAACCGTCTCGCCCGATCTCCGTGGTCTGACGGAGTTTTACGCAATGGCTGCGGTTCTTCTGTACATTAAAAGCTGCATGCTCCTCCCAATGGAACTAGATCTAGATGGTGAGGATATCGAGGATCCTCGGCAGTCGCTGGTGGAGCACCTTATCGAATATCAAAAATACAAGCAACTTTGCAAGCTGATGGAGCTGTATGAGTGTGAAGACATGTGGTGCGTTGAGCGAAAAAAGACGCAGCATCTGTTTTTGTCTCCAGCAGAAGTGCCTCTCCTACACGGTGACGTTCGTGATTTGCTGATGCTCTTTATTCGGTTAGTGAGAAAGACGCCTCAGTGGATTATGGATTTGTACGAAGAAGTTTCGGTAAATGAGAAGCTGACATTGCTTTCGGAATTGCTTGGGGTTCGGGGGCGGTGTGTATTTACTGAGCTTATTAAGCAGCCGTCTCGTGCAGATGTTGTGTGTGCCTTTGTCGCAATTTTAGAGGCGGCAAAAACGCATCTTGTGCATATTTCACAGCCTGAATTTTTTGGCCCGATTACTCTATATGCGCGGGAGGTTTCTCCCAAGGTTCAGGACGTATGTCATGCGTAA
- a CDS encoding S66 family peptidase, producing the protein MQDEGVDMKKLLLRSSDEVRVIAPSCSMRKIDSSVIERAQERFRCLGLNVAFGDHVYDEDFLGSASVDKRVADLHAAFADKKVKLILTAIGGFNSNQLLQHIDYALLKKNPKLLCGFSDVTALLNAIHAKTGMPVFYGPHFSTFGMEKGIEFTIECFKNTFFYGRCDILASETWSDDMWFKDQEHRQFITNPGYEIIHRGDMVGMGVGGNISTFNLLAGTEYEPSLKKSILFIEDTSRMSITDFDRHLEALTQRDDFCTVRGILIGRFQKDSGIDMDMLRKIISRKKALDAIPLFANVDFGHTTPHCILPIGGMIRVNVDRKCITVQLHSSVEQLPE; encoded by the coding sequence ATGCAAGATGAAGGAGTGGATATGAAAAAACTTCTTTTACGTTCTTCTGATGAAGTTCGAGTAATCGCGCCCTCGTGCTCAATGCGTAAGATTGATTCATCGGTAATTGAGCGTGCACAGGAGCGCTTTCGATGTTTGGGTCTCAATGTTGCTTTTGGAGATCACGTGTACGACGAGGATTTTTTAGGTTCTGCATCTGTTGATAAAAGAGTTGCGGATCTCCATGCTGCCTTTGCAGATAAAAAAGTAAAGTTAATTCTCACTGCAATTGGAGGATTTAATTCTAATCAACTATTGCAGCACATAGACTATGCTCTTTTGAAAAAGAATCCTAAGTTGTTGTGTGGTTTTTCTGATGTCACTGCGCTATTAAATGCAATTCATGCGAAGACAGGAATGCCAGTTTTTTATGGTCCACATTTTTCGACATTCGGTATGGAAAAAGGTATTGAGTTTACTATTGAATGCTTTAAGAACACTTTTTTTTATGGTCGGTGCGATATCTTAGCATCCGAAACATGGAGTGATGATATGTGGTTTAAGGATCAGGAACATCGCCAGTTTATTACTAATCCTGGGTATGAAATTATCCATAGAGGAGATATGGTCGGGATGGGGGTCGGAGGAAATATTAGTACATTTAATCTTTTAGCAGGTACGGAATATGAACCGTCTCTGAAAAAGAGTATTTTGTTTATAGAGGATACGTCTCGTATGTCAATTACAGATTTTGATCGCCACTTAGAAGCACTTACACAACGGGATGATTTTTGTACGGTGCGTGGCATTCTCATTGGCAGATTTCAAAAGGATTCAGGTATTGATATGGACATGTTGCGAAAAATCATTTCGAGAAAAAAGGCTCTTGATGCTATTCCTCTATTTGCAAATGTAGATTTCGGGCATACGACCCCCCATTGCATATTACCTATTGGGGGAATGATTCGAGTTAATGTTGATAGAAAATGTATTACTGTTCAGTTGCATTCCTCAGTTGAGCAACTCCCAGAGTAA
- the recA gene encoding recombinase RecA, with amino-acid sequence MSKALKGDVPVSSSFEEKMKALEAARLQIEKQFGQGSLMKLGKDDAVQGVEVIPTGNILLDEALGIGGYPRGRIIEIFGPESSGKTTLALHAVAEAQKRGGIAAFIDAEHALDPQYAKDLGVSVGDLWISQPDTGEQALEIAESLVRSGAVDIIVVDSVAALTPQAEIQGDMGDAHVGLIARLMSQALRKLTSIINKSKCTLIFINQLRMKIGIMFGNPETTTGGIALKFYSSVRIEVRKVETLSRGDEEAWGNKVRIRIVKNKMAPPFRKVETEILFGKGFSAFSCLLDAAVKQEIIEKKGAWYAYREEKIGQGRDNAVGFLQQNMDITLEIERAVRTKLFPKQAFISSFQEHRPALSLEASPEESDAKTLRRSASRGAGASSSRVQEGSAANDHFQDESTTAKLL; translated from the coding sequence GTGTCAAAAGCCCTTAAAGGGGATGTTCCCGTTAGTTCTTCTTTTGAAGAAAAGATGAAGGCGTTGGAGGCGGCGCGCCTCCAGATCGAAAAGCAGTTTGGCCAAGGTTCCCTCATGAAGTTAGGGAAGGATGACGCAGTCCAAGGTGTTGAAGTTATTCCCACGGGAAATATTTTGCTTGACGAGGCATTAGGTATCGGCGGTTATCCGCGCGGTAGGATTATTGAAATATTTGGTCCTGAGTCGTCTGGCAAAACAACCCTTGCGCTGCACGCGGTTGCAGAAGCGCAAAAGCGTGGAGGTATCGCAGCCTTTATCGATGCTGAGCACGCGCTTGACCCACAGTATGCGAAGGATCTTGGCGTGTCCGTCGGTGATCTGTGGATATCGCAGCCAGATACAGGGGAGCAAGCGTTAGAGATTGCCGAAAGTCTTGTGCGTTCAGGTGCGGTGGATATTATCGTGGTGGATTCTGTTGCCGCGCTCACGCCTCAGGCAGAAATACAGGGGGATATGGGGGATGCCCACGTAGGTCTGATCGCGCGTCTTATGAGTCAGGCGTTGCGTAAGCTTACTTCTATCATCAATAAGTCGAAGTGTACGCTCATTTTTATTAATCAGCTCCGCATGAAAATAGGGATTATGTTTGGGAATCCTGAGACTACTACCGGCGGCATTGCACTTAAGTTTTATTCCTCCGTGAGGATAGAGGTTAGGAAGGTGGAAACGCTTTCAAGAGGTGATGAGGAAGCGTGGGGCAATAAGGTAAGGATCCGGATAGTAAAGAATAAGATGGCACCCCCCTTCCGCAAGGTAGAAACGGAGATTCTCTTTGGGAAGGGTTTTTCTGCCTTTTCGTGTTTGCTGGATGCAGCGGTTAAGCAGGAAATTATCGAAAAAAAAGGGGCGTGGTACGCGTACCGAGAAGAAAAGATCGGACAGGGGCGTGACAATGCCGTGGGCTTTCTGCAGCAGAATATGGACATCACCTTGGAGATCGAACGGGCAGTGCGTACGAAGCTTTTTCCTAAGCAGGCGTTTATATCCAGCTTTCAGGAACATCGTCCTGCTCTCTCTCTTGAGGCGTCTCCGGAGGAGTCGGACGCAAAAACGTTGCGGCGTTCTGCAAGCAGGGGTGCGGGCGCGTCGAGTAGTCGGGTGCAGGAGGGATCTGCAGCGAATGACCATTTTCAGGACGAATCGACCACGGCGAAACTCCTTTAG
- the der gene encoding ribosome biogenesis GTPase Der, with product MKGQDVILCDGGRHFSYKVLPRVVIVGRPNVGKSTLFNRLLGRRRSITSNTSGVTRDSIEETVILRGFPLRLVDTSGFTVFSEKKASRQHIDTLVLEQTYKSIQCADKILLVLDGTCESAEDEEVIQYLRPYWGKLIAAVNKTEGGEEVHYNYARYGFSTLICVSAEHGRNIDALERAIIQNLFSVDERRELPKDDVVRLAIVGKPNTGKSTLMNYLMRRTVSLVCDRAGTTRDVVTGHVEFKQYKFIIADTAGIRKRQKVYESIEYYSVIRAISILNAVDIVLYIVDARDGFSEQDKKIVSQISKRNLGVIFLLNKWDLLEGSTSLIAKKKRDVRTAFGKMNFVPVVPVSAKTGHGISDALHCVCKIFAQLNTKVETSALNTALKDWVTSYPPPRKYGHVSLKYLVQVSVRPIEFLLFANRPDRIPENYVRFLQNRIREDLGLDSIPVKLTIRKNCRKR from the coding sequence ATGAAAGGTCAAGATGTCATCCTGTGCGACGGGGGACGTCATTTTTCATATAAGGTACTTCCTCGTGTGGTCATTGTGGGAAGACCGAATGTAGGTAAGTCGACATTATTCAACCGCCTGCTCGGTAGACGGCGCTCTATCACCAGCAATACGTCAGGGGTTACAAGAGATTCGATTGAAGAAACCGTGATTCTGCGAGGGTTTCCTCTTAGACTTGTTGACACGAGCGGTTTTACCGTTTTTTCTGAAAAAAAGGCATCGAGACAACATATCGATACTCTCGTGTTAGAACAAACGTATAAATCAATACAGTGTGCGGACAAAATCCTTCTTGTGCTTGATGGAACGTGTGAAAGTGCAGAAGACGAGGAGGTTATCCAGTATCTGAGGCCCTACTGGGGCAAACTCATCGCTGCGGTTAATAAGACGGAGGGAGGAGAGGAGGTGCATTATAATTATGCACGGTACGGTTTTTCTACCCTTATCTGTGTCAGCGCCGAGCACGGTAGGAACATAGACGCGTTGGAAAGGGCGATTATCCAAAATCTGTTTTCTGTCGATGAGCGCCGGGAACTGCCGAAAGATGATGTTGTTCGTCTTGCAATAGTGGGTAAGCCGAACACAGGAAAATCCACTTTGATGAATTATCTCATGCGCCGTACCGTTTCTCTGGTGTGTGATAGAGCAGGTACTACCAGAGACGTGGTAACCGGTCATGTTGAGTTCAAACAGTACAAATTCATTATCGCAGATACGGCGGGTATCAGAAAAAGACAGAAGGTATATGAGAGTATAGAGTACTACTCGGTAATACGAGCAATTAGCATCCTGAATGCCGTTGACATTGTATTGTACATCGTCGATGCCCGAGATGGATTTTCTGAACAAGACAAGAAGATTGTTTCGCAAATCTCAAAGAGAAATTTAGGTGTGATCTTCCTTTTGAACAAGTGGGATTTGTTGGAAGGAAGTACCTCTCTAATAGCTAAGAAAAAGCGTGATGTACGGACTGCTTTTGGGAAAATGAATTTTGTTCCCGTGGTACCTGTATCAGCTAAAACGGGGCACGGTATTTCTGATGCATTACATTGTGTATGTAAGATCTTTGCACAACTAAATACAAAAGTGGAGACTTCCGCTCTCAATACTGCATTGAAAGATTGGGTAACGTCGTATCCTCCTCCAAGAAAGTATGGACACGTTTCGTTAAAGTACCTGGTGCAGGTATCGGTTAGACCTATTGAATTTTTGCTTTTTGCAAATAGGCCAGATCGTATACCGGAAAACTACGTTCGATTTTTACAGAATCGTATTCGTGAAGACCTAGGATTAGACTCTATCCCTGTGAAGCTAACCATACGGAAAAACTGTCGGAAGCGATAG